The Candidatus Omnitrophota bacterium genomic interval TGAGTACATCGACAGGTATGGGGTAAAACAGAGCGATTGGTATGAAGAATATATCGGCCAGGGAACTTTTCAATATGAAATTACACCCGAATCTAAATTAACCTTAAAACCCTATTATTCCAAACATACCACAAAAAGCGGGGTTTCAGCGGCTGAAATGCAGGATCGTATCCAGGAAAGGCTTAGTCTCAATTCTATATGGGAGTGGACCCCTGATGAATTATCTAAATTAAGCTTAAGGGGTTCCTGGTTTGACTATAAACATTATACCGCTGACAAAAATTCGGATTGGAAGGATGATTCTTACGAGGCAGAGATAAATTACAGCCGGTTAATTATGGACAGACATACCCTGATTGGCGGTTATCATTATAATGGGGAAGAAATAGATGATAAAGGCAAGGATTATTCTGCTGAGCAGACCTTACATAGTTTCTTTATCCAGGATGAGATGGATTTTGAGCCAATTACTTTTGTTATCGGTGTCCGCGTGGACAACCACGATAAATGGGGGACAGAAACCAATCCCAAGGCAAGCGTGCTTTATAATGTAACCGAGGATTTTAAATTGAGAGGTTCTGTGGGAACGGCCTTCAGAGGCCCCAGCCTGGTTAAGCTTTATGCCGATAATTGGTCAATGGGGCCGTTTATTGTTCATTCAAACCCTGATTTAAAGCCGGAGAAATCCATTGGCTATCAGGCCGGCGCAGAGTATAGATTTTCGGAAAAACTTCTGGCTGAGGTGTCTTTTTTCAGGAATGACATTGAGGATTTAATAAATTATCGGACTGTAGAGTATTATTGGCCTTGGGGTGCTCCAAAATTTCCCTGGGATATGTACTGGGAAAACGTAGATGAGGCCATGACCCAGGGCATAGAGTTAAACTTAGCCAGCCAGATCATTGATAATTTAGGCGCAAGGTTGGGATATACGTTTCTGGAAACCGAAGATAAAACCACGAAAAGAGAACTTCTTAATAGGCCGAAGCATAAAGTAACCTTAGAAGTCGATTGGGATATTCCCGAGCTTGATCTCAACGTAAATGTTGCCGGTGAATATATCGGGGAAAGATATAATGGGGACGACTATGAAAAATTAAATGGTTATGCAATATGCAATCTTGCCCTGACAAAGGATATTGGCGAATATGTCCAGGTTTTTGCCCGGGTGGATAATCTGTTTGGCGAAAAGAACGTAGAAGATGAATATGATATAGACGGCACAGAATTTTTAGGCGGGGTAAAGGTAGCATTTTAAAGGGGATTGGTTATGTTTGAGCTTACCTTAAAAGGCGGGCCGTTGATGTGGCCTATTTTGTTGTGTTCGATGATAGCCGTGAGTATTATCTTAGAACGATTGTATCATTTTCATCGGGCAAGAGCCGGTATGCCTAATTTTTTGACCAGGGTGGAAAGGCTGTTGTTGGATGGCAGGCAGGATGAGGCGGAGAAATTATGCAAGAATTCATCCGGGCCGGTAGCAAATATTTTGTCTATCGGTATCCACACACGTAGAAGATCTTCCGAAGAGAAAGAAAAAATAATTGCCCGGGCCGGCTCAAGAGAATTGAGAAGATTAGAGAAAGATTTAAGAGGCTTAGGGATTATTGCTCATATTTCTCCCCTGCTGGGTTTGCTGGGCACGGTTACCGGAATGATTAAGGCGTTTATGAAGATCCAGGAACTGGGAGGAAGCGTAGAGGCTTCGGTTTTGGCCGGCGGAATTTGGGAGGCGCTTCTTACGACCGCGGCCGGTTTATCTGTGGCAATTCCGGCGATAATTTTTTACCATTATCTTGAAGGGAAAGTAGATGATTTTTCTGCCCGGATGAAGGACGCGGCCCAGTCTTTAGCCGAGTGGTTGGGAACCGGAGAGTCAAAACCGGAAAAAAACAGCGGGCAGTTTAAGGAAGACGTAGAGTATGGAATTTAAAAACACAGATTACACAGATTTGAAAACACAGATTACGCAGATTATAAAAAGGGAGAGATAAGAATGGAATTTGAGGGCAGAAAAAGAATAAGGATGCATTTCGATATCGCTCCTTTGATTGATATAGTTTTTTTACTCCTTATATTCTTTATGCTTACCGCCAATTTTATAATGCAGCCGGGAATAAAAATAGTTTTGCCCGCGGCAAAGGCTGCTGAGTCCCAGAAGGAAGAAAGTATTATTGTGTTTATAAGTGAAGACAATGAAGTTTTTCTTGATGATAAGCAAATTGATATTGGTGAATTGAAGGCCTCTTTAGAGGAGAAATTAGAAACCAGCCGGAAAAAGACAGTGGTCTTAAAGGCCGATCAAAAGATAAATCTTGGTTTCGCGGTGAGAGTAATGGATATTGCCAAGCAGGCAAACGCGGAAGGCCTGGTAATTTCCACCCAAATAGAAGACGGGCTATTAAATGAAAAGGATTTCCGATGAAAGGGTAATAAAAACAGTCTTTCTTTTTTCTTTGGCAATGCATTTTTTGTTTTTGGGCCTGCCGGTAAGCGGATTGTTTACTTTTGAGAAACCTTCTCAACAAGAAAAAGAACTTCGGGTAAGAATAAAAATAGAAAAACCCCCTCTTTTACCAAAGATAGATGTGGTGGGGGAAGAAAAAAAACTAAAACAAGTTGTAAAAAAACCCGAGCCGCCCCGGTTGGAACCAGAACCTTTACCCGAAGAAGAAAAAATTACAGAAAAGCCGGAACTTAAAAAAGAAATTCCTGAAGAAGAGATTTTCGAGAAAGAGATTAAAGAAATAGTTTTGGAGGAAAAAAATCTTCAGCCTCCGGTTTCTGAGTATGTGCAGGTTATAGACCCCGATGACGAAGCAATGCTTCGCTATCAGGATATAATTAAGCAGAGGATCGAATCCTGCCGCAGGTATCCAAGGTGGGCAAAAAAACAGGGATTCGAAGGGGTGGCCTGCCTTACATTTGCGGTTTTATCAAATGGCCAGGAGAAGGGTGTTAAAATAGTCCATTCATCCGGATTTTCCATCCTGGATAATGAGGCAGTTTCTACGGTAAGGAGAGCCGGTCCTTTTCCTCCCATTCCCCGGGAATTAAACAGTTCTTGTCTTAAAATGGAAGTAGCCGTTGTTTTTAGGTTAAAATGAAAAATTTTAAAAGATTAAAATGATTACACAGATTTTAAAAATAGATTACACAGATTACTAAACAAGACAAAGATGAATCATATATTATTGTAAGTAAAAAATATGTGGCTATTTTTAATAATTCTTTTTATGCTGGGTTTTTTACATACCACGATTAATCTTTCTTTATTGGGAAAGAAAAGATATGTCATAGGTTTTAATGCTGCGTTAGCCGCAGTCAGTTTTTTTCTATTTCCTTTTGCCGCCAGGTTAAACATTCAGATGCTTGACCGGTTTGTGGGTAATTTCAATAGGTTATCTTCTATCTGCGCTTATCAGATTATCGAATCGATATTAATTATGCTCCTGAGTTTATTGTTGATAAAAGACCATTATGCGGGAAGGCAAAAAATGAGTTCAAGGTTCTTGTCTTTATTGCCTTCAGGAATATTCCTGGCGGGAGTTTTTTTCCTCCAGACATATTTATTCAACGTAATTGAAAAATTTCAATTTTATTTTATAGCTTTAATTTTATCATTAACGCTTTTTGGAGTCTTAATCTTAAGCGCCCTGGGTATAAGGCGGCTATTCCCAAAGTGGGAATGGCGTATAGAGCTGAAAATTATCCTTTCATTCTTGCAGATACTCCTGTCGATGTTTCTTCCGCTTATCATAATAGGGATGAAGATAGGCCATACCCAATTACAGGTTGATGTTAAGGCTGCCGTTATAACGCTGGCGGCTATGCTGATCGTAGTTTCTGCCGGCTATTATAAGTCGAATTATCGTAGTGCGTAGTGCGTAATGCGTATTGTACCTAAAAAATCTTATATAAGTAAAAGACAGGTTTTTTCTACATTACGCATGACGCACGACACATAACGAACCGGGGAGGGGTAGTATGACTTTATTTACCAACATACTTTACTGGATTTCCACGAGTTTACTAATACC includes:
- a CDS encoding TonB-dependent receptor, with product MKFLFGIRLGFLSGAIFVCLLSLTIFSQAEARGQVEIWEETGAQEEEKGFNLGQVVITATKTEHTLGDVPVAVSVVTSEEIEAKNIKTVQDALTYLTGVKINKSSSGWGDKGKIQIQGLDAKHTLILVDGQRVLGGHGDGVDLQQISIEMVERIEVVKGPASALYGSDAIGGVVNIITKSAPEELTASASISFGSRKTQVHELSGGFKEGNLGGFLDFTYRTSDGVHPEYIDRYGVKQSDWYEEYIGQGTFQYEITPESKLTLKPYYSKHTTKSGVSAAEMQDRIQERLSLNSIWEWTPDELSKLSLRGSWFDYKHYTADKNSDWKDDSYEAEINYSRLIMDRHTLIGGYHYNGEEIDDKGKDYSAEQTLHSFFIQDEMDFEPITFVIGVRVDNHDKWGTETNPKASVLYNVTEDFKLRGSVGTAFRGPSLVKLYADNWSMGPFIVHSNPDLKPEKSIGYQAGAEYRFSEKLLAEVSFFRNDIEDLINYRTVEYYWPWGAPKFPWDMYWENVDEAMTQGIELNLASQIIDNLGARLGYTFLETEDKTTKRELLNRPKHKVTLEVDWDIPELDLNVNVAGEYIGERYNGDDYEKLNGYAICNLALTKDIGEYVQVFARVDNLFGEKNVEDEYDIDGTEFLGGVKVAF
- a CDS encoding MotA/TolQ/ExbB proton channel family protein; this encodes MFELTLKGGPLMWPILLCSMIAVSIILERLYHFHRARAGMPNFLTRVERLLLDGRQDEAEKLCKNSSGPVANILSIGIHTRRRSSEEKEKIIARAGSRELRRLEKDLRGLGIIAHISPLLGLLGTVTGMIKAFMKIQELGGSVEASVLAGGIWEALLTTAAGLSVAIPAIIFYHYLEGKVDDFSARMKDAAQSLAEWLGTGESKPEKNSGQFKEDVEYGI
- a CDS encoding biopolymer transporter ExbD, with the protein product MEFEGRKRIRMHFDIAPLIDIVFLLLIFFMLTANFIMQPGIKIVLPAAKAAESQKEESIIVFISEDNEVFLDDKQIDIGELKASLEEKLETSRKKTVVLKADQKINLGFAVRVMDIAKQANAEGLVISTQIEDGLLNEKDFR
- a CDS encoding energy transducer TonB, with amino-acid sequence MKRISDERVIKTVFLFSLAMHFLFLGLPVSGLFTFEKPSQQEKELRVRIKIEKPPLLPKIDVVGEEKKLKQVVKKPEPPRLEPEPLPEEEKITEKPELKKEIPEEEIFEKEIKEIVLEEKNLQPPVSEYVQVIDPDDEAMLRYQDIIKQRIESCRRYPRWAKKQGFEGVACLTFAVLSNGQEKGVKIVHSSGFSILDNEAVSTVRRAGPFPPIPRELNSSCLKMEVAVVFRLK